The Pangasianodon hypophthalmus isolate fPanHyp1 chromosome 23, fPanHyp1.pri, whole genome shotgun sequence genome includes the window gcagcagtagtagtagcaacagcagcagtagtagtagtagtagcagcagcagcagtagtagtagcagtagtagtagcagcagcagtaacagtagcagcagcagtagtagtagtagcagcagtaacagtagtagtagtagtagtagtagcagtagtagtagcagcagcagcagtaacagtagtagtagtagcagcagcagtagtagtagcaacagcagcagtagtagtagcagcagcagcagtaacagtagtagtagtagcagtagtagtagcagcagcagtaacagtagtagtagcagcagcagtagtagtagtagcagcagcagcagtaacagtagtagtagtagtagcagcagcagtaacagtagtagtagtagtagcagtagtagtagtagtagcagcagcagcagtaacagcagtagtagtagtagcagtagtagtagcagtaacagtagtagtagcagcagcagtaacagcagtagtagtagcagcagcagcagtaacagtagtagtagcagcagtagtaacagcagtagtagtagcagcagcagcagtaacagtagtagtagcagtagtagtagcagcagcagtaacagtagtagcagcagcagcagtaacagcagtagtagtagtagcagcagcagtaacagtagtagtagcagcagcagcagcagtaacagcagtagtagtagcagcagcagcagtaacagtagtattagcagtagtagtagtagtagcagcagcagtaacagtagtagtagcagcagcagcagcagtaacagtagtagtagcagcagcagtagtagtagtagcagtagtagtagcagcagcagtaacagtagtagtagcagcagcagtagtagtagtagcagcagcagtaacagtagtagtagcagcagcagtaacagcagtagtagcagcagcagcagtaacagtagtagtagtagcagtagtagtagcagcagcagtaacagtagtagtagcagcagcagcagtagcagcagtagtagtagcagcagcagcagtaacagcagtagtagtagcagcagcagcagtaacagtagtattagcagtagtagtagtagtagcagcagcagtaacagtagtagtagcagcagcagcagtaacagcagtagtagtagcagcagcagcagtaacagtagtagtagcagtagtagtagtagtagcagcagcagtaacagtagtagtagcagcagcagtagtagtagtagcagcagcagcagtaacagcagtagtagtagcagcagcagcagtaacagtagtagtagtagtagcagtagtagtagtagttaatagttaaatagttaatagtagtagttagttaaaattattaataaaataatttaactaaGACAATTTCTTAGTTGTTATTGTAAAAGCTGTTATATTCTGCTATATTGTCtatgaatgtcatgtttttaccCTGTGATTTTACTATAtagatgtattttattattattagtagtagtagtagtagtagtattagcagtagtagtagtaacagtagtactagtagcagcagcagtagtactagtagtagtatgggccaatatactgtacatgagtacAATACGCAATAAAAGTTTCCACGTGTTAGAATATTGAGCACACTCTTTTTCACACTCTTCTTGCTGGATTGCTTATGCTAGTAGTTTATTCTCATGCTTATGCTAGTAGTTTATGCTCATGCTCATGCTAGTAGTGTATGCTCAGTAGTTTATGCTAGCAATTTATTCTCATGATTATGCTAGCTGTTTATTCTCATGCTCATGCTAGTTGTTTATTCTCACGCTTATGCTAGTAGTTTATTCTCATGCTCATGCTAGTAGTTTATGCTAGTAATTTATTCTCATGCTTATGCTAGTAGTGTACGCTCAGTAGTTTATGCTAGTTGTTTATTCTCATGCTCATGCTAGTTGTTTATTCCCATGCGTATGCCAGTAGTTTATTCTCGTTCTCATGCTAGTAATTTTTTCTCATGCTTATGCTAGTAGTGTATGCTCAGTAGTTTATGCTAGTAATTTATTGCCATGCTCATGCTAGTAGTTTATTCTCATACTTCAATGTTTATAGGcgaaacatttaaatattagtcTTGGCTGTTGCAATTGAAGCCATGTGTTCCTTTACCGCTTACTGCCATCTAGCGGCCAAATAAAAGAATGCTTATTCAGCTTATTCTTAAGCGATGATGAGACTGATGTAAAGGCCTTTAGCAGCTTTGCGAGCTCAATGCGTCTTTAACGATGTGCTAATGGACTGTTAGCATACCACCCGCATGTGTTTGTCCTACAAAACTTTGAAATGTATGGCCCTTGtatagagacagatagagacatcACGCAAAATAGTTTTAGGGTTCTAAAATATCTCCCAAATATTTTATCATGAATTATCCATAATTCATGAATAATGGCAGAATAATTATGTATGGTTGTATTAACCGAATAATGTCTCCTGGGTGGAATGATTCAGATTTATTTCGGTTGATCTAACAGTTAGCTTAGGCTCTATTGGGGTTAACCCATATAGCCATATAGGCTACTTATATGTCCTTGTGACATATGATCAGTTGTTTTTAATGgacttaaaaaaacattagtcGACCCTGGTGATCCAAAAATAATCTTAGCCCTGTACAactgaggaaagaaagaaagttctGCTCTAATCCCAGAAAGAAAATAAGGAAAACTAGTGaggtttttttgtatgttttatttcaaaagaaaaaaatatatatacaagcAAGCAAAACTACATGGATGAGTATCTATCCCCATTCACTCAAAGTGCACCATTTCAAGTCTCAGTCTGAGAAGTTACCATGTCGTGTGTgtgagctggtgtgtgttaggtgGAGAGCTCGACACTTTAGTGAATAGAGTGTGATGATAAGGAAAGTGTGGTGAATACAACAGTGCATGATGCAGCTCAGGAGATAAACCCATGCTCTGTACAGGCTTCCTCCAGCAGGCCTCCTCTGCAGATCTGTGCATGTAATACCAGCTGTGCTGTCTGTTCTCTAAACATGCATGTGAGTCTGTGTTCGCTGTTCTGCTGTAAACCTGGTCAGGAAAGCAGAGGTGAGTGCTGAACACAGTGTGAGCTGCTTGCTGCTGCAGAGTGATCCGCACCCGAGGGAGATGATCCTTCTTTAACAGCGACTCTATAGAAAAAGGGCCGGTAAACTTGTTCGGACGGTCCTCCATCTTGACAGGACAGATTGGTGGAGAGGGGACGGGTGGAGGTGCTGCTTTTCTGTCCCATGCAGGAGGCAGTCCTGGGAAAAGCTCTGCTATGTCACTGAAATGACGGCGCAGCATCTTTGGGGTGATGCTGCTCTCATCCACTCTCCAGAAGTTCCTCTTGGCATTTGGGTACTCTGGGTCAATGGGAACCTGGGGTTAAATTGCAACATTTCAGTCAGTGTTGATtttaacaaaactaaaaaaatctgAGTGATGTTAAACACAGACAATAACTCACTTTTGCAAAACACTTGTTGGATGACAGACAGACTCTGATGTTGTTTTCCAGACCTTTCCTGTCCCCAGTGACAAACACACCCAATTTCTTCATAATCtgcaaaaaaatacaatgttgATTAGCTATAACATAGCATGCattgaaaaatgtttaacagCATTCCTGTGATTAAATGTTGACCCTTATCGTACCTGCTTGAAGGTGAGCATCTTGCTGGGAGAATCCTGAATGACATATGCAACAAGTCCAATGTATGTTCCCTTCGTGTgtcttttatatttatggctCTCTCTCAGTACAGGCCTAAAACTTCCATACACTGTTTTAGTCATGGCTAAAAAGTCGAGGTCTGACTTCAGGTAGGACTGGCTTCAGAAGACTGTTGGTCCAAATTTATAAGCCTTCCAGCATACAGGGGAACAATATGTGTGCATTCCATCCTAAGTGCAGCTGTTACTGAGTCTAATGAGGTGGTAATATGTGGGCGGCACCTAAACACTCAAACCACAGACCTGTAGCCTATTTGCATGTGAACTGACAAGTAGCCTGAGCTCTTCATTTTAAAACGttttcttaatattattttggTATTTTGTTACTTTGTTACAAAAACAAATAGTTAAAATGAGGGAAAAGTcactttaatttgatttaaGGTACACAACTGGACCTTAAAGGCCACTCTTGTGTACTACCTGTTACCAGTCTTGTATCTTGCATTGAAAGGTGAATAATGTGAATAACATATTAATTTAAGGTGAATAAGGTGAATAACATATTAATTTAAAAGCTATTTCTATAATTATCTTATAGATTAATATGTTAAACATACACATTATTCAtctttccaggtgaaagatacacaGTAAAGGTACGAAAGATGTACCCATAGTGGACTACCCAAGTGTCAACGAAAGGTATTATTTTTTCtcagagtgtaaataaaaaattatagttATATCATAAAGTTTATGATATCAGACAGCGTTACAACAGATGTCAGGCTATCAGAAAGAGCTGGgtctgaatatgaaaaatattattgaGTTGGCATACAAGTTAtcagagaatatttatatcacattcagaatgAAGTCTTTTTTCACAATGACTAGCATACTATATTTAATCACTGTAATGTATtgtctttcttcattttattctaAGTAGACTAATTATGGATTCTAATAACAAATAGACATAGGCATACATTCTGCTACTCCGAGTTTTGATTTTCACATTTAACATCTAACTCTCAGCATTTTATCAGGTATACCTGCATATAGATGCACTttgtatgtataaatttattgaCTGTAGGGTCAAAAGGGTCCATCAGAAGCTATCTGAGCAGTGTGTGGCATTTATAATCACTTTAATACAACATTAATCCTGGGGTCAGAAACTGACACCACTGAAGGGCTGGAGGACAAGTTACACCACCACcttatgaattaaataaattattaaaacaatacagtttaatgaataaGGAAAAAGACAGTCTATAGTTTTAGTAAATTGATGACTGATAGTGATTTGGATTTCACTATACTAGAGAGGAGcaatcaataaacatttataaattcataaaaGAATCAGAATACGCAGGTAACCGCAGGTAACCGATGAATGATGTTAGTATTCTGTCAGCAGTTTTATAAAATCCTCAAAAAGTTGTAAGAAAACTGGTAGAAATGTTGAGACACTAgaatttattactatttattgcCCAAGAACTTATTAGTAACACTTTCTTGTACAACTCATGTAGTGTAAATCATTGTTGACTGAAAATCAGCATAAATTAGCATGAAGTGTTCGTATTTTGCGATGTGTATATGTGACCATTTAGCCAGATGCTGCAGTTGTCACCTTTTTAAGGTGATTATCACATTGTTCAGTTAACACCCAGATTAAACCTGGAATGTGGCAGCTATTAGACCCCGGTACTAAAATATCCTTCTGAGTTTCCTTACGGACTTCAAAAAATGTAACACGCTACTACACTAAAGTAAACGAAAAGAGAAGGAAGTTTAATATTTTCAGCGCTTGAAAGTTATGGCATGATAACGGTTTATGGAAAAGAATTGAAGTTAATTGAAGTTGATTTAATTTAGCTCTACGCAGACATGCATGAGGAAGGTGTTTGTGCAGAATACACAGCTATCACTCCACTAAGAGAGGAGTGTGTTTACACGAGCTGTTACTGGTAGGACTGCATGTTTTCATACCATTCTtctattttaattacttaattgaGTTGATGgtttagaaaaatatattagtagattattaattgtgtgtgtgtgtgtaattacttTACATTAAGTATATTACTTAATGTAAAGTAATATAACGTCTTATAAGGTGTTCTCAGGATCTGTATATGTTCCCTACAGAGCTCCTGAATAATATGTGCAGGTACGGAGCTCCTTTGTAGAAACTTTATCctaattatacaaaaaaacaaaaaaacaaaaaaaaaacagttcttacTTTCAGGCAGAGGTGGTAAGTATTTAAGACAAGACACTATTAGTGAATAGGGTATTTAAAAAGAACAATAGATATCACAATCAGTCTTTGTCAATGGATTGCTGatgtgtatttgtttatgtaaatgagGCTTCTAAATCTAATTCCATATTTGCATATATAATCAAACCAAACATCTAGTCTTTAGATGATTTCagaattaaaatgttcatttaactTTGACAACATGCTTTAGAAAAAGATTTTTACAGAACAGTTTGTTGgaatgatatttatatattgtttaatcaagaaaacaaCTTGCACTCTTATTTTTTCAATgccattttcagtataaaatctatCATAAATACTTCAATCATAATTTGTTTTGCAATCATTGAAAGCTACCAGGTAGATTATACAAATCTGAAAGATTGCAAAAAATGATCACATCACcatctttctagaaataaaagtGAGAAATGTGGTAGTTGTCAAGGTTCCCTGAGACACATGATACTTTAATAACGATAAGTTTaaatctgttctgttcttttcaAATGCATTTTCTTCTGCAGTGAAGAGAACGTGTGGAAATTGTGTGAATGTATCCAGGCTCAGGCGGTGTGTCCATTGGACGAAGTGCATGTAGTCTTCATATCGAATGAAAAAAAAACGGTGGGTAAAGTTTAATGAGAAAGCAGAGATTGATATGTTGTGCTCATGGtgttaatcatgtttttttccctgtgtaATGCAGATCCCTATTTGGAAACAGAAATCCAGCAGAGGGGGTGAACCTGTGATATGGGTACGCAGGTCTCGTCACAAAATGAAGGGGGAAGATCATATaaagtcatgtttttttgtgcGTGTTATAATATGTGATGTATTTTAGGATTACCATGTTGTGTTACTGCACTTGAACCCACAAGCACAGAGTTTTGTGTATGATCTGGACACCACTCTTCCCTTCCCGTGTCCTTTTGACGTGTATTCAAGGGAAGCATTTCGATCTGATGAGCTGCTGAAACAGAAATTTCGAAGGCGAGTTAAAGCTGTAGAAGTTTTTGGAGAAAACGTCTACTTTCACCTTTTTAAACTTTGGTTAAAATGTCAAGTTCGTAGACATTTGGTCAAATCAGTATGTGCTATTTTCAGGAAAATGCGAGTCATTCCGGCTGTCACCTACTTAAAGAAGTTTGCTTCAGATAGATCTCACATGATGCATCCTAACGGGACATGGCGTATGCCCCCACCACCATATCCTTGCATAGAAACTACAGGTAAATGCTTTTTCCTCTCGTTTTCTCtctgctttcttttctctctaacAGCTCATGAATCTGATTTTGTAGAATCCAAAATGAACCTGGATGACTTTATCAGCATGGACCCGAATGTGGGCTTAGGAAAAGTTTATAAACTTCCTGAATTTGTGCAACACTTTGGAGCTAAGTGATGAATTTTGGAAGCAGCAAATAAACTGCATCAAAGTCATGCTGAAATGTAGAAGACAAGTTGCGATTGTCGACGTTTGGTATAATAATGAACCAACCAAATCAGTGACTGATGCATGAACACGACTGATTCAGCCTCTACAGTGTCTCAAAGCCTAAAGCTCACAGCACAGTGTGAATAAGTTGTTTATTGTATGCAAAttgtttcattaaattaaagaagaaaaacccTGAAGCCACTGGAGacttttgctttattttcagattgtAAAAATTGTTCTTGTATTGTAATTTTTCCTGTAATCATTAatactgatttatatttataattttgagTAAAATTGCTCTTTATTTTTAagttgtgtatgagtgtgttgcTTTGAAAAAGCACTCTAATGTTAAACAATCTACTGTAGCATGGCCTATTGGTGAATAACTTGCTGTATGcagatgtttttgttattgttagcCATTATAGAGCCATTTATCTTCACAATTGCTGTAATTGTTttgcaaatgtgtttttgcttcTTTAAGTAAAGCAGCAAAACAGAGTGAGTCATAACATTTATTGATAGTCTGTGTTCTTGTACAAAGAAGAGGAGTAGAtatacaagtaataaaaatgctgtTATTCAGAATTATAGAGGTTTTttgaacagtgaaaaaaaaaacaagcacactTGTatagctgcagttttttttatgcaaTTGCTGACAGATAATCCTTCACTTCAGCAGGTGAAAGTCTACGAAATCCAGCTTCATTACAGATGCCCACTTCAATGTTATCTTCCGTCATTTGTCCCTCAAAACTTTCCTGTTGAAACGTGAGACAGAATGAATGGTTTAggtaatacaaaaaaaaatggacaaatattAGTAAGGTTAATGTCATAAATTACTACTGTTGCTCGAGAAGGTAAATAACTGCTAAATGCTTGAACTGTCTCCGCGTTGAGCTTTCTGTTTTTCAAGAGCTCAAAACTAACTCTGAATTGTAAACTGCTCCTGAATGTTACATTCACTGATGTTAGATAAAGGTTCCGTTTTTATGAATGCTGTAATACCAACTATTAAGTAAATCCACAGTAAGTTTGGTCAATGATGTTTGTTACAATAgtttgtaaagctgtaacgcACCTTCAAGGTCAAGATAGCTGTGTGTATGGCGTCTTCAAGTTCCAGGTCTTCGTTGTATCTGGAATTAAGGAAACGGCAACAATTCttcatgtgacatttttgtacaagatttttcttctttaaattgCATTTTCAGCACTAACACAAGGCTAGTGGAGACATAGGAGGGATGTCTTGATTTGGCTCATAGGAGTAGATTATACTACATCTGCAAACACTTGCAGTCTTGTATTTCCTCTGAAGTGTCTCAAGGATTaccatttttaagaaaaataccTACAGAATTAACAAAAGCACTGCTACACAAACTGTGAGTTTTGGGCTTAGCTTATCACTTATCGCTGTATGCACATATCAGTAGTGAACAAGGGGAAACGTGACTCCAAAATCAACACACTGGAGAAATGATTTTGCAAGTAATCTAAACAATTTTAAGGGAGcactaatgtaatgtaacatttaaacaatgtttaataatcatatcatTTCAAACTGAATtgcaggggggaaaaaaattaaataatgaaatctgttattattattattattattattattattattattattattattaaagccaCCTGCCATTTTTCTGGGCTAGAATGTAGCTCTGCCCCAGacagaacagaagaaaaaaaacttgtcagTGCTCCCCTTGCAAGTAGCAGAGATAATTCCATACAAAGACTTTTTTATAGTAAGGGCACACTGTAGTTTTAGTCCCAGCAGTGGACATTTTCATGGTTGTTATGAAAaccaaaatgtggttaactggCTCTATTACCTTTTTTCAAGGAACGTTTTTCCGTTCACATAGTTCTTTCCCATTGCTGTGGCTTTCCAGGCGAAGTACGCACCCTGTGAGACCAGCACAGTTGAGTTATGCACTTTGCAAGCCTTTGGAATTCATACACCAcgtaatgaaaaaataaaactaaacagaTTACAACaaaatgtgtgcatttgttttaCCGAAGGATCAGACTGAAAGAGGTATGGTCTGTCCTCATCCCAACCAGCGATGAGCAATGACACTCCGAATGGACGTACAcctctacaaaaaaaataaataaatagaagtttaaaaaaattgaaagcaGGTGTAAATTTTCACCAATTCTAATTTGTCTATCATTTTCAGTATTTACAATGTAACAGAACTGAGATTATAGAACAATGCTATTATACATTCTTATGCATAAAATGTGAATAATTATAAGAAGCTTCGTGAACGCACCCTGACTGTGTGTACTCCTGCATGACCGAGGCCACCCTCTGCACTAGCTGGCCTGTAGGAATGGGCTCTTGGTAAACCAGGAAGTACTGCTGGGCCAGTTTCCTGGCTCTCCTGACCAGGACTCTGTCAGGAGAAGcatcacaaaacaaaacatcacaaTACTAGGGTTTGTGTGCTGGACATGTGTAATTTTGGGGCATATGTAATGGTTTTGTCCACTCTTACTGTTCAGCTGTCTCATACAACACAGTAAGCATTACTCAGGTCAAAACTGATCTAAATATAACTGATCAAATACGCAAATGATATTTTCAAGGGTTAATTATCTGattatgtgtttaataaacaaagaaatgtgATTACTGCATACCTGTAGTCAGGACCCATACCACTGTACACCATACCAATGTTTTTAGTTATTGGCTCCACTTTGTGAACGCTTTGCTCATCATAAAGTATGGATTTTTGCTTCTTCTCTGTTGCCAACACCACACCATTGGAGGCTGAATAGCAGGGAAAAGGTGGAAATCAGCATCTGCACTGCAATAATTTTAACAATAACtgttttattctggtcaggCTGGCAGTGggtctggagtctatcccaggagtACTGGGTGcgagacaggaatacaccctggatgggagcAAACTTTAAAATGATTACTTACCTTTGATTCCTACAGAAGGTGCACCAGCTGCCACAGCCGCCAAGGCATATTCAATCTGTACCAGTTTCCCAGAAGGGCTGTGGAGAGAAAAGCAGTTTCCACACAATCAGACAGAAATCTACTGAATTGAACAGTGCTGTAAGgtacaggttcccaaccctggtcctggagcaCTCTCTGTATGGCACATTTAGTGTTTAGCCTTGCACTAACACACATTATGTGAGTAAACAGGTAATTAACAGCCCAGGCTGAGTTGGAGTGGAACTGCATGCAGGAACTCCTCCAGGAGCAGGGCTAGGAACCTGCGCTGTAAGCAAGCTATTAATGTTAGTGAATAACAACTCCATAGGAAACCAGCCATAACAAATAAACggtaaataactaaataaagtgtttaatttatCCACCTTTCAACTGATAAAACTCACACATAAGAAGTGTTTAAGGCTTTCAGTTTCCAGCCACTAGTGTGCTGCTTGCTCAGCGTGACAAAGCAGCTCACACTCCCTcacagatgaacacacacagagctcttaCACAGCTATTTACTTCACTGTGGTTTACTTACTGTACTTTAAACATGTATAAACTACAAAAAACtaatttaatcaacactttaCCTAAAAGTCGTAAGAGAGAAACTATATCCGCGCTCTgccattttttaatttcctccAGTGTGAAGACGTTCACTAACAACTTCCGGGTCAAGTTCATGCTTCCGCCAAAATAAAGAGTTGCTACTTGTTCcaattttatacaattttatccttgtgtatattttcttttattgggTTATaactaaatattatattattaaatattttattaaatatagcGCGAATTGAAAAGGGTCACATTTTAAATTCACCcacaaaaaagacagaagaaacaAAGTGATTTACTAACAATAAGTTATGTATACATAATTGTCCTGGGTGTATTTAATGCCTAATTCTTTTTAGAAACTGTCTTTACGAATATAACTTTTAACTGGTGAAAtttgtaatacattttaaatgtcatatCTATAATTTTAGTTCAGTGTACTAAAGATAAAAGACTTGTATTATGTCGAGCTCCCGAGCGGAAGTTGGATGTGCGTTATCCGCTCTCCTCCTCGTCGTCCCTTCGACAGGCTCGCCTTCTGAAACGCCAAGGTATTGTTTTTAAAGAAGTGTTCAAATGAATGTTTCATTCCGTAATTTACCtgctttgttattttgttattttactaATATATTTGTGATCTTATTTGCGCTGGAT containing:
- the si:rp71-45k5.2 gene encoding forkhead box protein H1, which codes for MTKTVYGSFRPVLRESHKYKRHTKGTYIGLVAYVIQDSPSKMLTFKQIMKKLGVFVTGDRKGLENNIRVCLSSNKCFAKVPIDPEYPNAKRNFWRVDESSITPKMLRRHFSDIAELFPGLPPAWDRKAAPPPVPSPPICPVKMEDRPNKFTGPFSIESLLKKDHLPRVRITLQQQAAHTVFSTHLCFPDQVYSRTANTDSHACLENRQHSWYYMHRSAEEACWRKPVQSMGLSPELHHALLYSPHFPYHHTLFTKVSSSPPNTHQLTHTTW
- the ntaq1 gene encoding protein N-terminal glutamine amidohydrolase, encoding MHEEGVCAEYTAITPLREECVYTSCYCEENVWKLCECIQAQAVCPLDEVHVVFISNEKKTIPIWKQKSSRGGEPVIWDYHVVLLHLNPQAQSFVYDLDTTLPFPCPFDVYSREAFRSDELLKQKFRRKMRVIPAVTYLKKFASDRSHMMHPNGTWRMPPPPYPCIETTESKMNLDDFISMDPNVGLGKVYKLPEFVQHFGAK
- the psma2b gene encoding proteasome_alpha_type_2 domain-containing protein, whose translation is MAERGYSFSLTTFSPSGKLVQIEYALAAVAAGAPSVGIKASNGVVLATEKKQKSILYDEQSVHKVEPITKNIGMVYSGMGPDYRVLVRRARKLAQQYFLVYQEPIPTGQLVQRVASVMQEYTQSGGVRPFGVSLLIAGWDEDRPYLFQSDPSGAYFAWKATAMGKNYVNGKTFLEKRYNEDLELEDAIHTAILTLKESFEGQMTEDNIEVGICNEAGFRRLSPAEVKDYLSAIA